TTTTATATTTTGTTTACAGATAATTATTTTATCATAATAAAATTAATTTTGAAATATTAATTTTTCAAACAGAAATTAAACGTTTGATATAATAAAGTTAATAAGAAGTGAAAAAATACGATTCTTAAATTTTTCTTATGTTAAGAAAAAATTAAAATAAAACGATTAAAATATTTTTGTTCTATGATAAAGTAATATGACTCTGTATTTGATATAATAGTTATATAATGGAGGTCTATATGAATAAAAAAATATTTTTTTATGGAATCACTATAAGATTGTCTATATATGCAGCTTTAATATTTAGTTTAATAGAAGAGTATCATTATTTTCCAAATGATTTAATAAAATATTTGATAATAGTTGGATTTATATTTGTCAATGATATTTTTAGATATATGATTAAATCAAGAAGAGTATTTTTTATAATATCTTTTATATTTTCTATAATCATATCTGTATTTCTCACGGCTTATGTTAGTAATGATTTTTTGATATATTTCTTCTTTTTAACTTATGAATTTATAATAGATGAAAGTGGTATTTATTCTTTCTTGATAGGTATTTTTCATTTTTTATCTTTTACATATATATGGCTTGTAAATAGTGGTATGAATTTAATAAAAGATAAAAATATATTTGAATTGATCATTTATAATAGTACGGATTTTTTTACAAATATATTCATATATTTTGTAATAGTCGCAATTTTATTTTTAATAAAGAGATTAATAAATGAAAGAAATAAGGTCATGAAATTAAATGAAAAGCTAAAAAATTCTTTAGAAGAAATAGAAATTTTAACTATACAAAATGAAAGAAACAGACTTGCACAAGAAATACATGATTCAATAGGACATTCTATAGCTGGATTAATAATGCATTTAGATTATTTAGAAAAAATATATAAAAATAATAGTAAAGAAGTTGAAAGTATAATAGAAAAATCTCAAAATCTTGCAAGAAATTCTATGAAGGATTTAAGAAAGGCTGTAAATACTTTAAAGGAAGATTTAAATATAAATAACTTACAAGAAAGTATAGAAAATTTGATAGAAAATGTGAGTACTAAAGAAAAAGTAATAGAGTATATTTTTGATGGGAATATAGAAAATATGAATCAAAATATTAAATATACTGTTTTTAGAATATCACAGGAATTGATAACTAATTCTTTGAAGCATTCAAAAGGAAATAAAATATATTTATATATAAAAAATGATGGTGATTTTATTGAAATAAAAGAATCTGATAACGGATTTTTTAATGGAATATTTGAAAAAGGAAATGGATTGAAGGGTATAGAAAAAAGAGTTAAAAGTGTTAATGGTGAAGTAATTTATGATTATGAAAAAAATTTTTCTATTTTAATAAAGATACCTCTGGAGGGTGTATATAATGATAAAAGTTATGATTGTTGATGATCAACCTTTGATAAGAGATGGTATAAAAATGATATTATCCTTGAATGAAGATATAGAAGTGA
This sequence is a window from Oceanotoga teriensis. Protein-coding genes within it:
- a CDS encoding sensor histidine kinase; the encoded protein is MNKKIFFYGITIRLSIYAALIFSLIEEYHYFPNDLIKYLIIVGFIFVNDIFRYMIKSRRVFFIISFIFSIIISVFLTAYVSNDFLIYFFFLTYEFIIDESGIYSFLIGIFHFLSFTYIWLVNSGMNLIKDKNIFELIIYNSTDFFTNIFIYFVIVAILFLIKRLINERNKVMKLNEKLKNSLEEIEILTIQNERNRLAQEIHDSIGHSIAGLIMHLDYLEKIYKNNSKEVESIIEKSQNLARNSMKDLRKAVNTLKEDLNINNLQESIENLIENVSTKEKVIEYIFDGNIENMNQNIKYTVFRISQELITNSLKHSKGNKIYLYIKNDGDFIEIKESDNGFFNGIFEKGNGLKGIEKRVKSVNGEVIYDYEKNFSILIKIPLEGVYNDKSYDC